In Actinomadura citrea, a single window of DNA contains:
- a CDS encoding FtsX-like permease family protein: protein MFALAIRSLRRRAGAFTASFLALFLGSTIIMAFASMLDTAAASGATGEARDTLVIMANVVGGWGLLLVVFAVTSTLTLSVRQRASEIALLKSVGATPAQLARMIVGEAAGLAVAAALLAVVPGMLAGRGVLGLLHGTGQVPAEIGHHFGPVALSMGIGITTVSATVAALITARRATRAGVADSMRSAAVDTGRPSRRRIVFAVLFLLLALDEAVITVTLMDGKGSDVMATSGQADILAAIGLALLAPTIMRRATSLLSRPLRAFGAAGELAAATMRRRTGALASAVSPVILFVGTAVGTLYLQATENAATEAAGLAKTAEQKSIETLNFVVIGMVVLFTAIMLVNTLVAATAHRRREFGQTRLAGATPRQVLAGVALESAVLTVTGVACGTVASVFTIVPFGLARRDSAVPAGDAWTYLAVVALAAALTGATTWAATRRAIRVPAVEAALR from the coding sequence ATGTTCGCACTGGCGATCCGCTCCCTGCGCCGGCGCGCGGGCGCGTTCACGGCGAGCTTCCTCGCACTGTTCCTCGGCTCCACGATCATCATGGCGTTCGCCTCGATGCTGGACACCGCCGCGGCGAGCGGCGCGACCGGGGAGGCCCGGGACACGCTGGTCATCATGGCCAACGTCGTCGGCGGATGGGGCCTGCTGCTCGTGGTGTTCGCGGTCACCTCGACGCTCACCCTGTCGGTGCGCCAGCGCGCGTCGGAGATCGCGCTGCTCAAGAGCGTCGGCGCGACCCCGGCGCAGCTCGCCCGGATGATCGTCGGCGAGGCGGCCGGGCTGGCCGTGGCCGCGGCGCTGCTCGCCGTCGTCCCCGGGATGCTGGCGGGCCGGGGTGTGCTCGGCCTGCTGCACGGCACGGGCCAGGTGCCCGCGGAGATCGGCCATCACTTCGGCCCGGTCGCGCTGTCGATGGGGATCGGCATCACGACCGTCTCCGCGACCGTCGCCGCGCTGATCACCGCCCGGCGCGCCACCCGCGCCGGGGTCGCCGACTCGATGCGGTCCGCGGCGGTGGACACCGGGAGGCCGAGCAGGAGGCGCATCGTCTTCGCGGTGCTGTTCCTGCTGCTGGCGCTGGACGAGGCGGTCATCACCGTCACGCTGATGGACGGCAAGGGCAGCGACGTGATGGCGACGTCCGGGCAGGCCGACATCCTCGCCGCGATCGGGCTGGCGCTGCTGGCTCCGACGATCATGCGGCGGGCGACCTCCCTGCTGTCCCGGCCGCTGCGCGCGTTCGGCGCGGCCGGCGAACTGGCGGCCGCCACCATGCGCCGCCGGACGGGCGCGCTGGCGTCCGCGGTCTCCCCGGTCATCCTGTTCGTCGGCACCGCCGTCGGGACGCTGTACCTCCAGGCCACCGAGAACGCGGCGACGGAGGCCGCCGGGCTGGCCAAGACGGCCGAGCAGAAGAGCATCGAGACGCTCAACTTCGTCGTCATCGGCATGGTGGTGCTGTTCACGGCGATCATGCTGGTCAACACGCTGGTCGCGGCGACCGCGCACCGGCGCCGCGAGTTCGGGCAGACCCGGCTCGCCGGCGCGACCCCGCGCCAGGTGCTCGCCGGGGTCGCGCTGGAGTCGGCGGTGCTGACGGTCACCGGCGTGGCCTGCGGAACGGTCGCCTCGGTCTTCACGATCGTCCCCTTCGGGCTGGCCCGCCGCGACTCCGCCGTCCCGGCCGGGGACGCGTGGACCTACCTCGCGGTCGTCGCCCTCGCCGCCGCCCTGACCGGCGCCACGACCTGGGCCGCCACCCGCCGCGCGATCCGCGTCCCCGCCGTGGAGGCCGCCCTCCGCTGA
- a CDS encoding ArsB/NhaD family transporter, translating into MQATAAIVIFVGAYVLIASEKVHRTAVALGGAGLMLLLHITDARGAFFSSESGIDWNVIFLLLGMMVIVSVLRRTGVFEYVAIWAAKRARGRPYRLMVMLVVLTAGASALLDNVTTVLLVVPVTFLVCERLALAPEPYLIAEVMASNIGGTATLVGDPPNIIIASRGGLTFNDFLAHLAPLVVVLMIVFCLLCRWLFRSAFRYDPDLAAEVMELEEREAVTDRRLLAQGLAVLAVVIAAFVLHPVLHYEPSVVALLGAGLLVAATRVTIEEALSEVEWPTLVFFAGLFVMVGGLVETGVIGDVSRAAADATEGRLGAAAMLLLWASAGLSAIVDNIPYVATMSPIVSDLVRQHPGTDGHVLWWALALGADLGGNATAIGASANVVVLGIAARNGTPISFWRFTRYGIVVTLVTVALATPYLWLRYL; encoded by the coding sequence GTGCAGGCCACCGCCGCGATCGTCATCTTCGTCGGCGCGTACGTGCTGATCGCGTCGGAGAAGGTGCACCGGACGGCGGTGGCGCTCGGCGGCGCGGGGCTGATGCTCCTGCTGCACATCACCGACGCCCGGGGCGCGTTCTTCTCCTCCGAGTCCGGGATCGACTGGAACGTCATCTTCCTGCTGCTCGGCATGATGGTCATCGTCTCGGTGCTGCGCCGGACGGGCGTGTTCGAGTACGTGGCGATCTGGGCCGCCAAACGCGCGCGGGGGCGCCCCTACCGGCTCATGGTGATGCTGGTCGTGCTCACGGCGGGAGCGTCCGCGCTGCTGGACAACGTCACCACCGTCCTGCTGGTCGTGCCCGTCACGTTCCTCGTCTGCGAGCGGCTCGCCCTCGCGCCCGAGCCGTACCTCATCGCCGAGGTCATGGCGTCCAACATCGGCGGCACCGCGACCCTGGTCGGCGACCCGCCCAACATCATCATCGCCAGCCGGGGCGGCCTGACGTTCAACGACTTCCTGGCCCACCTGGCCCCCCTGGTCGTGGTGCTGATGATCGTGTTCTGCCTGCTGTGCCGGTGGCTGTTCCGCTCCGCGTTCCGCTACGACCCGGACCTCGCCGCCGAGGTCATGGAACTGGAGGAGCGGGAGGCCGTCACCGACCGCCGCCTGCTCGCGCAGGGGCTCGCCGTCCTCGCCGTCGTGATCGCGGCGTTCGTGCTGCACCCCGTCCTGCACTACGAGCCGTCCGTGGTGGCGCTGCTCGGCGCCGGGCTGCTCGTCGCCGCGACCAGGGTGACCATCGAGGAGGCTCTCAGCGAGGTCGAGTGGCCCACGCTGGTGTTCTTCGCCGGCCTGTTCGTGATGGTCGGCGGCCTCGTCGAGACCGGCGTCATCGGCGACGTCTCCAGGGCCGCGGCGGACGCCACCGAGGGCCGCCTCGGCGCCGCCGCGATGCTGCTGCTGTGGGCGTCCGCCGGGCTGTCGGCGATCGTGGACAACATCCCCTACGTGGCGACGATGAGCCCGATCGTCTCCGACCTCGTCCGGCAGCACCCCGGCACCGACGGGCACGTGCTGTGGTGGGCCCTCGCCCTCGGCGCCGACCTCGGCGGCAACGCCACCGCCATCGGGGCCAGCGCCAACGTGGTCGTGCTCGGCATCGCCGCCCGCAACGGCACGCCCATCAGCTTCTGGCGCTTCACCCGCTACGGCATCGTCGTCACGCTCGTGACGGTCGCCCTGGCGACCCCGTACCTCTGGCTCCGCTACCTGTGA
- a CDS encoding PIG-L deacetylase family protein translates to MAHPDDLEYGTSAAVAKWTGQGKTVTEVLATRGEAGIDSMDPGEVRRIRSAEQVEAARIVGARAVEFLDLPDGTLEYGLPLRRMLAAAIRRHRPEVVLSVNFRETFPGGGFNMADHRVLGLAVADAVRDAANRWVFRDLGLEPWQGVRFALFGGSPQPTHYVDVTGHLRAGIDSLLAHRVYFAELGAGFDAEAFLTGMAETGGRQAGVEHAMTFEMIEG, encoded by the coding sequence GTGGCGCACCCCGACGACCTGGAGTACGGGACGTCGGCGGCGGTGGCCAAGTGGACGGGCCAGGGGAAGACCGTGACGGAGGTGCTGGCCACCCGCGGGGAGGCCGGGATCGACTCGATGGACCCCGGTGAGGTCCGGCGGATCCGCAGCGCCGAGCAGGTCGAGGCGGCGCGGATCGTCGGCGCCCGCGCCGTCGAGTTCCTCGACCTGCCGGACGGCACGCTGGAGTACGGCCTGCCGCTGCGCCGGATGCTCGCCGCGGCGATCCGGCGGCACCGGCCCGAGGTGGTGCTGTCGGTGAACTTCCGCGAGACCTTCCCCGGCGGCGGCTTCAACATGGCCGACCACCGGGTGCTCGGCCTCGCGGTCGCGGACGCGGTCCGGGACGCGGCGAACCGGTGGGTGTTCCGCGACCTCGGCCTGGAGCCGTGGCAGGGCGTCCGGTTCGCGCTGTTCGGCGGATCGCCGCAGCCCACCCACTACGTGGACGTCACCGGCCATCTGCGGGCCGGCATCGACTCGCTGCTCGCGCACCGCGTCTACTTCGCCGAACTGGGCGCCGGGTTCGACGCCGAGGCGTTCCTCACCGGCATGGCCGAGACGGGCGGGAGGCAGGCGGGCGTCGAGCACGCGATGACGTTCGAGATGATCGAGGGCTAG
- a CDS encoding cytochrome P450, giving the protein MTTTARATQDDLSDLAFWSLPPDRRLAAFARLREREHPAFFPELKLPFIRTGPGYYALTRHADVVEASRTPEVFSSEPCSNSIADLPRYMARYFGSMINMDDPRHAKIRRIVSRAFTPRVLAKLETDLQATATRIVDDLERKGSADFVTDVAARLPVQVICDMMGIPERVRPMVYDRTNTILGLGDPEYTGGKDVTREGITRIGVLYGLLMAMSAGYELNHLAMKLARRRRRHPGDDLVSRLVSANVDGESLTDQEIGSFFILLVVAGNETTRNAMTHGLKLFTDNPEQRALLMEDFDARVPGAVEEIVRMATPVIQFRRTVTRDHEMHGQRYKAGDKVLLFYNSANRDAEVFTDPDVFDITRSPNPHVGFGGPGPHFCLGANLARQEITVMFRELFTRVPDIRASGEPKMLYSNFINGIKHLPCTL; this is encoded by the coding sequence GTGACGACGACGGCACGGGCGACCCAGGACGACCTGTCCGATCTGGCCTTCTGGTCGCTGCCCCCGGACCGGCGGCTGGCGGCGTTCGCGCGGCTGCGCGAGCGCGAGCATCCGGCGTTCTTCCCGGAGCTCAAGCTGCCGTTCATCCGGACCGGGCCCGGCTACTACGCGCTCACCCGGCACGCGGACGTGGTGGAGGCCAGCCGGACGCCGGAGGTGTTCAGCAGCGAGCCGTGCTCGAACAGCATCGCCGACCTGCCCCGGTACATGGCCCGCTACTTCGGCTCGATGATCAACATGGACGACCCGCGGCACGCCAAGATCCGCCGGATCGTCTCGCGGGCGTTCACCCCGCGCGTCCTCGCCAAGCTGGAGACCGACCTGCAGGCGACCGCGACGCGGATCGTCGACGACCTGGAGCGCAAGGGGTCGGCCGACTTCGTCACCGACGTCGCGGCGCGGCTGCCCGTGCAGGTCATCTGCGACATGATGGGCATCCCCGAGCGGGTGCGCCCGATGGTGTACGACCGGACGAACACCATCCTGGGGCTCGGCGACCCCGAGTACACCGGCGGCAAGGACGTGACCCGCGAGGGCATCACCCGGATCGGCGTCCTGTACGGGCTGCTCATGGCGATGTCCGCGGGGTACGAGCTCAACCACCTGGCGATGAAGCTCGCCCGCAGGCGCCGCCGGCACCCCGGCGACGACCTCGTGTCGCGGCTGGTCTCGGCCAACGTCGACGGCGAGTCCCTGACCGACCAGGAGATCGGCTCGTTCTTCATCCTGCTCGTCGTGGCCGGCAACGAGACGACCCGCAACGCCATGACGCACGGGCTGAAGCTGTTCACCGACAACCCCGAGCAGCGGGCGCTGCTGATGGAGGACTTCGACGCGCGCGTCCCGGGGGCGGTCGAGGAGATCGTCCGGATGGCGACACCGGTCATCCAGTTCCGCCGGACCGTGACCCGCGACCACGAGATGCACGGTCAGCGGTACAAGGCCGGTGACAAGGTCCTGCTGTTCTACAACTCCGCGAACCGCGACGCGGAGGTGTTCACGGACCCGGACGTCTTCGACATCACCCGCTCCCCCAACCCGCACGTCGGCTTCGGCGGCCCCGGCCCGCACTTCTGCCTGGGCGCGAACCTGGCCCGGCAGGAGATCACGGTGATGTTCCGGGAGCTGTTCACCCGCGTCCCGGACATCCGGGCGAGCGGCGAGCCGAAGATGCTCTACTCCAACTTCATCAACGGCATCAAGCACCTGCCCTGCACGCTGTGA
- a CDS encoding DUF3710 domain-containing protein — MAFGRRRQAEEPAEGPEVTEEPAETAEEAPAEAGAAKAESAAGGPWDSEESFPELQRLDFGALQVPVAPGLGFQVNFEATQVDEEGNPLDGRPVAVLVQYEESAMQLQVFAAPKRSGIWDDVRRETAKDIQEEAQGQTQEGEGPFGSELLAMVPAALTEEVLAEMPPEVREQIPAEFVEQGWAPQIIRFLGVDGPRWFLQAVVQGAAIEDEEQWQVLEDVLRGVVVHRGDAPMPPRELLELQIPQEFSEAGEDGQEEGVETFDPFERGPEITEVR; from the coding sequence GTGGCTTTTGGACGTCGCCGGCAGGCCGAGGAGCCCGCGGAGGGTCCCGAGGTGACCGAGGAGCCGGCGGAGACCGCCGAGGAGGCTCCCGCCGAGGCGGGGGCGGCCAAGGCAGAATCGGCGGCGGGCGGCCCGTGGGATTCCGAGGAGTCCTTCCCCGAGTTGCAGCGGCTGGATTTCGGTGCCCTCCAGGTTCCGGTCGCGCCGGGGCTGGGCTTCCAGGTGAACTTCGAGGCGACCCAGGTCGACGAGGAGGGCAACCCGCTCGACGGGCGCCCCGTCGCCGTGCTGGTGCAGTACGAGGAGAGCGCCATGCAGCTCCAGGTGTTCGCCGCGCCGAAGCGCAGCGGCATCTGGGACGACGTGCGCCGTGAGACCGCCAAGGACATCCAGGAGGAGGCGCAGGGCCAGACCCAGGAGGGCGAGGGCCCGTTCGGCTCCGAGCTGCTGGCGATGGTCCCGGCTGCGCTGACCGAGGAGGTCCTCGCCGAGATGCCGCCGGAGGTCCGCGAGCAGATCCCGGCGGAGTTCGTCGAGCAGGGCTGGGCGCCGCAGATCATTCGTTTCCTCGGTGTGGACGGCCCCCGCTGGTTCCTGCAGGCCGTGGTCCAGGGCGCCGCGATCGAGGACGAGGAGCAGTGGCAGGTCCTGGAGGACGTGCTGCGCGGCGTGGTCGTGCACCGCGGCGACGCCCCGATGCCGCCCCGCGAGCTGCTGGAACTGCAGATCCCGCAGGAGTTCAGCGAGGCCGGCGAGGACGGGCAGGAGGAGGGCGTGGAGACCTTCGACCCGTTCGAGCGCGGCCCGGAGATCACCGAGGTCCGCTGA
- a CDS encoding metal-dependent hydrolase gives MSDIDERHPVIAPRRVRFDWADTPLHWIPDEPVATHFINVLHLLLPAGERWFVHVYKEALPLVRDDERLYHEVKGFMGQEAVHAYSHQGVLDRQMREQGLDPGPLTDRIEWVFRRILGDRCPVPLLPRKRWLFVRIGVIAGIEHYTAVLGQWILDARELDEAGADPTMMDLLRWHGAEEVEHRSVAFDVYQHVAGRYWMRFIAFFIGVLALPLMVYAGAVFLCRADPTLRGVRPRIRDYRRAVRRGLFPGNRFMISAGRAYLRRDYHPSRACSTQRALDYLAVSPAARDAGRRAS, from the coding sequence TTGAGCGACATCGACGAGCGGCACCCCGTGATCGCCCCCCGCCGGGTGCGGTTCGACTGGGCGGACACGCCGCTGCACTGGATCCCGGACGAGCCGGTCGCCACGCACTTCATCAACGTCCTGCACCTGCTGCTGCCCGCGGGCGAACGGTGGTTCGTGCACGTCTACAAGGAGGCGCTCCCGCTCGTGCGGGACGACGAGCGCCTCTACCACGAGGTCAAGGGCTTCATGGGTCAGGAGGCCGTGCACGCCTACTCCCACCAGGGCGTCCTGGACCGGCAGATGCGGGAGCAGGGCCTCGACCCGGGCCCCCTCACCGACCGGATCGAGTGGGTGTTCCGGCGGATCCTCGGCGACCGGTGCCCGGTGCCGCTCCTGCCGCGCAAGCGCTGGCTGTTCGTCCGGATCGGCGTCATCGCGGGCATCGAGCACTACACGGCGGTGCTCGGGCAGTGGATCCTGGACGCCCGTGAGCTGGACGAGGCCGGCGCCGATCCGACGATGATGGACCTGCTGCGCTGGCACGGCGCCGAGGAGGTCGAGCACCGGTCCGTCGCGTTCGACGTCTACCAGCACGTGGCCGGGCGGTACTGGATGCGGTTCATCGCGTTCTTCATCGGCGTCCTCGCGCTGCCGCTGATGGTGTACGCCGGGGCCGTGTTCCTGTGCCGGGCCGACCCGACGCTGAGGGGCGTCCGCCCGCGGATCCGCGACTACCGGCGGGCCGTGCGGCGCGGGCTGTTCCCCGGCAACCGGTTCATGATCTCCGCCGGCCGCGCGTACCTGCGGCGCGACTACCACCCGTCCCGCGCATGCTCGACGCAGCGGGCGCTCGACTACCTCGCGGTGTCGCCCGCGGCGCGGGACGCCGGCCGCCGGGCGTCCTGA
- a CDS encoding ABC transporter ATP-binding protein, translating to MFGRRGPEPERQAPGEALRLENVRRVFGPEGNQVVALDGVSLSLPTGSFTAVMGPSGSGKSTLLQCAAGLDRPTGGRVFVDGAELTGDGEAELTKFRRERIGFVFQQFNLLPTLSVMQNVVLPLRLAGRRADKGRARAVLERVGLGERLGHLPSELSGGQQQRVAIARALLTRPRVLFADEPTGALDTRSARDVLGLLRESVGAFGQTVVMVTHDPVAASFADAVLYLADGRIVGHQSAPTAEAVAERMTHLADEVERQRTTAGA from the coding sequence ATGTTCGGACGCAGGGGACCGGAGCCCGAGCGCCAGGCGCCGGGTGAGGCGCTCCGGCTGGAGAACGTGCGCCGGGTGTTCGGCCCTGAGGGCAACCAGGTCGTCGCGCTCGACGGGGTGTCGCTGTCGCTGCCGACCGGGTCGTTCACGGCGGTCATGGGCCCGTCCGGGTCCGGCAAGAGCACGCTGCTCCAGTGCGCCGCGGGCCTGGACCGTCCCACCGGGGGCCGCGTCTTCGTCGACGGCGCGGAGCTGACGGGCGACGGGGAGGCGGAGCTGACGAAGTTCCGGCGGGAGCGGATCGGTTTCGTCTTCCAGCAGTTCAACCTGCTGCCGACGCTGTCGGTCATGCAGAACGTGGTGCTCCCCCTCAGGCTCGCCGGCCGCAGGGCGGACAAGGGCCGGGCGAGGGCCGTCCTGGAGCGGGTGGGCCTCGGCGAGCGGCTCGGCCACCTGCCTTCGGAGCTGTCAGGCGGGCAGCAGCAGCGGGTGGCGATCGCGCGGGCGCTGCTCACCCGGCCGCGGGTGCTGTTCGCGGACGAGCCGACCGGTGCGCTCGACACCCGCAGTGCCCGGGACGTGCTCGGCCTGCTGCGCGAGTCGGTGGGGGCGTTCGGGCAGACCGTGGTGATGGTGACCCACGACCCGGTCGCCGCGTCCTTCGCCGACGCCGTGCTGTACCTGGCGGACGGGCGGATCGTCGGCCACCAGTCCGCGCCGACCGCCGAGGCGGTCGCGGAGCGGATGACGCACCTGGCCGACGAGGTCGAGCGCCAGCGCACGACGGCGGGGGCGTGA
- a CDS encoding MFS transporter, giving the protein MTATLETPVPATGTRPADGAAPAPRRWLGLSAILAATLLNLLDSTVVNVAAPAIRADLGGSYSALQWTAAGYTLALAVALLTGGRLGDMFGRRPVLLAGAAAFTAMSVACAFAWSPESLIAARVAQGLCAAVMIPQGFGLIRDLFGRHTGKAFALFGPVIGLATILGPVVAGLLIDADPLGTGWRAIFLVNVPVGVYALVVGARALPAPTAADRSGGLDVAGMLLGGLGMSMLVYPLVQGRELGWPAWSLALLAGSVPVLALFALHQLRRTRRGRTPLVRLSVFANRAYGSGVLFVVVFFGAIAGFSLATGLFLQLGLGYTPLAASLAMSSWAIGAFAGSAFSGMTMTRLGRRILHLGLVLMIAGLAALYAVFEAAGTGVGGWHLAAPLLLFGAGMGMIFVPLFDVIVAGIADHEVGSGSAALESVQQLGASLGVAVLGTVFFGAIGAPVAGRFAAPAALEAAKQVTALTAALTAAAFLVAFLLPRRARAH; this is encoded by the coding sequence ATGACCGCCACCCTCGAAACCCCGGTCCCCGCGACCGGGACGCGCCCGGCCGACGGCGCCGCGCCCGCCCCGCGCCGCTGGCTCGGCCTGTCGGCGATCCTGGCCGCCACGCTGCTGAACCTGCTCGACTCCACCGTGGTGAACGTGGCCGCGCCCGCGATCCGCGCGGACCTCGGCGGCTCGTACTCCGCGCTGCAGTGGACGGCCGCCGGCTACACGCTCGCCCTCGCGGTGGCGCTGCTGACCGGCGGGCGGCTCGGCGACATGTTCGGACGGCGGCCCGTCCTGCTGGCGGGCGCGGCCGCGTTCACGGCGATGTCGGTGGCGTGCGCGTTCGCCTGGTCGCCGGAGAGCCTGATCGCCGCCCGGGTCGCGCAGGGCCTGTGCGCCGCCGTGATGATCCCGCAGGGCTTCGGACTGATCCGCGACCTGTTCGGCCGGCACACCGGCAAGGCGTTCGCGCTGTTCGGGCCGGTGATCGGGCTGGCCACGATCCTCGGCCCGGTGGTCGCGGGCCTGCTGATCGACGCCGACCCGCTCGGCACCGGCTGGCGCGCGATCTTCCTGGTGAACGTGCCGGTCGGCGTCTACGCGCTGGTCGTGGGCGCCCGGGCGCTGCCCGCGCCGACGGCCGCCGACCGCTCGGGCGGCCTGGACGTCGCCGGGATGCTGCTCGGCGGCCTCGGCATGAGCATGCTGGTCTACCCCCTCGTCCAGGGCCGCGAGCTCGGCTGGCCCGCCTGGTCGCTCGCGCTGCTCGCGGGCTCGGTCCCCGTCCTCGCCCTGTTCGCCCTGCACCAGCTGCGCCGCACCCGCCGGGGCCGGACGCCGCTGGTCAGGCTGAGCGTGTTCGCCAACCGCGCCTACGGCTCCGGTGTCCTGTTCGTCGTCGTCTTCTTCGGAGCGATCGCCGGGTTCTCCCTGGCCACCGGCCTGTTCCTCCAGCTCGGTCTCGGCTACACGCCGCTGGCCGCGAGCCTGGCGATGTCGTCCTGGGCGATCGGGGCGTTCGCCGGGTCGGCGTTCAGCGGCATGACGATGACCCGGCTGGGCCGCAGGATCCTGCACCTCGGCCTGGTTCTCATGATCGCCGGGCTGGCCGCCCTGTACGCGGTGTTCGAGGCGGCCGGGACGGGCGTCGGCGGCTGGCACCTGGCCGCGCCGCTGCTGCTGTTCGGCGCCGGCATGGGCATGATCTTCGTCCCGCTGTTCGACGTCATCGTCGCGGGCATCGCCGACCACGAGGTGGGCTCCGGCTCGGCCGCGCTGGAGTCGGTCCAGCAGCTCGGCGCGTCGCTCGGCGTCGCGGTCCTCGGCACGGTCTTCTTCGGGGCGATCGGCGCCCCGGTGGCCGGACGGTTCGCCGCGCCGGCCGCGCTGGAGGCCGCGAAGCAGGTCACCGCCCTGACCGCCGCCCTCACCGCCGCCGCGTTCCTCGTCGCCTTCCTCCTCCCCCGCCGCGCCCGCGCGCACTGA
- the dut gene encoding dUTP diphosphatase, with product MSKVDVLIQRLDPELPLPQYAHAGDAGADLVAAADVELPPGERAVVPTGMAIALPDGYAAFIHPRSGLSAKLGVTIVNAPGTVDAGYRGEIKVTLLNTDPRATVRLRRGDRIAQMVVQRVEHAVFHEVTELPGSARGDGGFGSTGGFGPAPRSGDNEHSREGA from the coding sequence GTGAGCAAGGTCGATGTGCTGATCCAGCGGCTGGATCCGGAGCTGCCCCTGCCGCAGTACGCCCACGCGGGCGACGCGGGCGCCGATCTGGTCGCCGCCGCCGACGTGGAACTGCCGCCGGGGGAGCGCGCCGTCGTTCCCACCGGGATGGCGATCGCGCTGCCGGACGGCTACGCCGCTTTCATTCACCCGCGGTCCGGATTGAGCGCTAAGTTGGGGGTGACCATCGTTAATGCACCCGGTACGGTCGACGCCGGCTATCGGGGTGAGATCAAGGTGACCCTGCTGAACACCGACCCCCGCGCCACGGTGAGACTGCGGCGCGGAGACCGCATCGCGCAGATGGTCGTCCAGCGGGTCGAGCACGCGGTGTTCCACGAGGTCACCGAGCTTCCCGGATCGGCGCGCGGAGACGGCGGGTTCGGCTCCACCGGCGGATTCGGCCCGGCCCCGCGATCCGGGGACAATGAGCACAGTCGAGAAGGAGCGTGA
- a CDS encoding MauE/DoxX family redox-associated membrane protein, producing MTGLLAGIAAVTVPLVLLASLAGQVRRPAALAAALRAHRVLPAALAGATAAAVIAAEALIGVTGAAALLLRLDGPVRAAGGAAAVLLALYAAYAAHVARTRHGVPCGCGGGGTPMNGWVAGRAAALCALALTGALHGLPAGSTLYESSVEVAAGLGFAVLLWTLPHAMTEERRTAG from the coding sequence GTGACCGGGCTGCTCGCCGGGATCGCCGCCGTCACGGTCCCGCTCGTCCTGCTGGCGTCGCTGGCCGGGCAGGTCAGGCGCCCGGCGGCGCTGGCCGCCGCGCTGCGGGCGCACCGGGTGCTCCCGGCCGCCCTCGCCGGCGCGACCGCGGCGGCCGTGATCGCCGCGGAGGCGCTGATCGGCGTCACCGGAGCGGCGGCGCTGCTGCTCCGGCTGGACGGTCCGGTGCGCGCGGCCGGCGGGGCGGCGGCCGTCCTGCTGGCCCTGTACGCGGCCTACGCGGCGCACGTGGCCCGTACCCGGCACGGTGTCCCCTGCGGATGCGGCGGCGGCGGCACGCCGATGAACGGCTGGGTCGCGGGACGGGCCGCCGCGCTCTGCGCGCTCGCCCTCACCGGCGCCCTGCACGGGCTTCCGGCCGGCTCCACCTTGTACGAGTCGTCCGTGGAGGTCGCGGCGGGGCTGGGGTTCGCCGTGCTCCTCTGGACGCTCCCGCACGCCATGACCGAGGAGAGGAGGACGGCCGGATGA
- a CDS encoding OB-fold nucleic acid binding domain-containing protein, with product MDEVSASTAPGAEPRGRERGKGGLRRFLRRMASTKAELEAEELQKTTGDEGATPITDCGARKRHCVAGTLRTVTLRPRGGAPALEAELYDGTDVINLVWLGRRRIAGIDPGRRLRAEGLVSEQDGRKVMFNPRYELRGGV from the coding sequence ATGGACGAGGTTTCGGCCAGCACCGCGCCGGGGGCGGAGCCCCGCGGGCGCGAGCGCGGCAAGGGCGGGCTGCGGCGCTTCCTGCGGCGCATGGCGTCCACCAAGGCCGAGCTGGAGGCCGAGGAGCTCCAGAAGACCACCGGCGACGAGGGCGCGACACCGATCACCGACTGCGGCGCGCGCAAGCGGCACTGCGTGGCGGGTACGCTACGTACCGTGACGCTCCGTCCCCGGGGCGGCGCCCCCGCCCTGGAGGCCGAGCTCTACGACGGCACCGACGTGATCAACCTGGTCTGGCTCGGCCGCCGCAGGATCGCCGGGATCGACCCCGGGCGCCGGCTGCGCGCCGAGGGACTCGTGAGCGAGCAGGACGGGCGCAAGGTCATGTTCAATCCGCGATACGAGTTGCGCGGCGG